TGCTCGACCAGCGTCAGCTTGAAGGGCTGCAGGCGCCGGATGACGGGCACGGACTCCGCCCGCGTGAGGCTCTCGTTGAAGTCCACGCGCAGCGCCAAGGCGTCGCCGACGGCGGCCCGCACGGCGGCCACCCGCGCGATGCCCTCGTCACCGGCGCCCGCCACCTTGATCTTCGCCGTGGTGAAGCCTCGGCGCAGCCACTCGGTCGCCTCGCGCGCGGCCTGTTCGGGCGGTACCGTGCCGATCCAGGCGTTGAGGGTGACGTCGCGCGTCAGCGCCCCGCCCAGCAGCGAGTGCACCGGAACATCCAGCGCCCGCCCCTTCGCGTCCAGCAAGGCCATCTCGATGGCGGCCTTGGCCTCGAAGCCGTCCGCCGTCAGGCCGTCCATGATCATGAGCGCCCGGTGGAGGTTGAAGGGATCCGCGCCCACCAGCGCGGGCGCCATGCGCGCGACGGTGTCGTGAATGTCGACGGCGGTCACGCGCGAGTAGCCCGGGGTGGGATCGACGTTGCCCCACCCTTCCACGCCGGCATCCGTCGTGACCCTGACCAGCACACTGCGCTGCGCGCTGGTGGTACCGTGAACACCCCGGACGGGCGCCGCCAGCGGGACGTCGACGAGGAACGGCTCGGCGGTGAGGATGCGCATGGCCCGTCCATTATGCCTCGAAAGCCGGCCGTCCCCGCCCTGCTTCTACTTGTTGCGGAACATCTCGCCCACGCGGCCGGCCATGCCGGCGGCTCCGGAGCCCTCACCACCACCCTGGATCAGGGAATCGATCTGGCCGGACAGCCCCGCGGGGGCACGCTCTTTCAGGAACCCGACGACCGTATCGACGGCCGACCGGGCCTTGTCTTCGCTGATGCCGGCGCGCTCCACGACCATCTTGACCAACGCATCCATGCCTCTTCCTCCTGCGGTGAGACTTGCGGTCGTCGCCGGAGGTGCAACGCCCATGCCGCTACGGCCTTTCCTCGAACTCGGTGGGACGGTGCCCTGGATGAGAAAAGTTTTTCTCAGGAGGGCGGGGCCTGATCAGCGAAGGGACGACAGGTAGCGGGCGAGGGCGCGAATCTCCTCTTCGGTGAGGGCCAGGCGCGGCATGTGCGCGTTGGGCTTCTGCTGCTTGGGATCGCGCAGCCACGCGCGCAGCTCGGCCTCGGTGTACT
This genomic window from Candidatus Methylomirabilota bacterium contains:
- a CDS encoding enolase C-terminal domain-like protein, with amino-acid sequence MRILTAEPFLVDVPLAAPVRGVHGTTSAQRSVLVRVTTDAGVEGWGNVDPTPGYSRVTAVDIHDTVARMAPALVGADPFNLHRALMIMDGLTADGFEAKAAIEMALLDAKGRALDVPVHSLLGGALTRDVTLNAWIGTVPPEQAAREATEWLRRGFTTAKIKVAGAGDEGIARVAAVRAAVGDALALRVDFNESLTRAESVPVIRRLQPFKLTLVEQPIPRTDIAGLAEIRRAIDIPLMADESVTGPASLVDIIRREAADIVKVKVMKQGGLGRTRQMVECAAAAGLRVVIGHGFGLTLSTLAEAAVAATSEAVLPGCEAVGPLKMAGDVVAEPVKLDGGVIRLTDRPGLGATIDPDALKRYRIER